The segment CAAGTCTCCCTCGGCTAATAAGCCATCGAGGGCTTTCAGCCACAAACctggatgaaataaaattatcatgtGAGGCATAGGCAGACTGGCCACAAGTTAGAGTTCATGCCTTATTAGGAcacttcatttcttctttgtgaCATGGCAGTTctccttattattattcttagaATTCCCAAGGGTCTGATTATCCATAATGACATTCATACCAAACTTATCCAAATGCAGCATTAGTAGCAAGAAACAACTCACCACCACGTAAAAAGCATAGGAACACCGGCAGCTGCAGTTGCCATTGTCAGATGCCGCCAATCTCGCAGAACATATGCCCATCCTGCAAGTGTTATCAATCCAACAGCCCAAAGACCAATGCAGCCACAAAATGTTCTCCAAGATGGTGTTACAAACTCCAGGGGTAGAACAAAGTTGACAACAAGGCACCCTTAAAAACAACACCAATACATTGAGTCTGGGCCTTGATCTTTGATTCTGATATCAAGGTGCACACGAATtcaaagtattttcaaaaaatcatacaaaaatgaaacaaaagtaaagggAAGGTAAACCAAAATAtcaaattataattaaagtgtaaagttaagagaaagaaactgttcATAATTCATTCCATTGTGAAATTGCACTTTCTTGCAAatcaaaaaaaattaagtagatCAATCTGTATTTCcaaacagaaatgtttgatACAGGTTTATGGACAATTGATCATCGCTTCAATCTTTAGTCTGATATTGAGTGAATTTTAATTGTTACACACCATGTAGAAATGAATAAGCATAACTTATGATGACAAAGAACTGCTTTCGAGTCAGAAATAGGcttaaaaatgatgaaaaattgcTAGCCAAATTTGTCCATGGACTTAAGCTGCCATCGTTTAGAGGGGAAAAAGTATGTCTGGACTGAATTTTATCCTTTTTGCTTATGTAATTTTGcagtaaaatttattaaatatagcAGGCACGGCTGCGCAGATCAGCCTTAACAGTTGCTGAAGGAGTCAGACATATTTGTCTGGCATGGtcttgatctttttttttttgcacacatacacaggcaatCACCTCTTTATCAGAAATATCCAAACGCTATATTGTAGATTTTTGCATCAATGAAATcttgacaaaaacaattttacctCCAGTGAGAGCACCAACCAATACACGCATGGTGGCATACACCTGCCAGGTTGGTGCAAAGGCACTCCCAAACCATGTAATAAGCAGCAGTAGGTATTCTGCATACAGTACTTTCTTTCGTCCAAATAAATCTGCAAGTTGACCTGTTACTACAGCCCCTACAAGAACACCTGCCATCTGCATGGAGGTAATGTGGTTAGGAACATCTCTGTTACTAGAGCAATGCAGTCCccactgaaaagaaaatgatattaaaatgttGTAATGCTTTCAGGGTTACAAAACTTAAGTCGCAGACTCtgtaaatttcttatttatataaGGCAGAGAACATACGCATTTCAATTTGATACTGTCACAATAAAATCAGAGAAAACATCTACTGCACTGCTATTTACTATAAACTGATActtcttggaaaaaaaagcagagtaATTCTGGTCTAACTTGAATATAGTTACAGTAACTCTTGCAAGTAAGTGCTGACGACAATTTTTCTTcagtaatataaacaaacagtattaattcagtataaaaaaaaaagttggccCCTTTGATGCTAAGACTGTGCTTTGCAATGTATGTACCCATAAATTTGCAAGATGGGGGCCTCCAGATCACCTCCCATGTGCACATGCTTGCAGTCAGGGGACACCTGATCTATAACTCCTTTCTATGGGCAAGGATGTAagactcatttttaaaatcatactCATATCACAATTTAATAACTATTAAATTAGATATCGAGAAACTTACCTCAGTAACAATGGATGTAAAAGAATTTGAAAAGTGACAACTGCTTCCGTTTGCTCCTTTATCCCAACATTCATCCTGCTTACTTCCCGTAGTGTTGTTATTCTCATGCACTATACAGAGCTCCTCAGGCTTTGCTGATGTAAACATTGGCAAAAGCATTGCCCATGCTAATGGTGTTTCAAACATAGACACCAACAAAAATACTCTAATTTGAAAAGGACCAAAAGGTCGAATGtcttccaaaatcttttcatactctttcatgtttcttctgtaattttttCCCCACTAAAATGTAACTTATATATTAATAGAAAGGGTCCTTAAGTTCAGCTGAATTGGTGAGTTTCTAAAAGGTTTCacaactgaaacaaaaagaaacataccaaagcaaaaagtaaagtaTTATACGTAATTATAAAATACACCAATAAATGATAAATCCATTAAACCTCTAGTTCTCTTACCCATAAATAATGGCACCCATTAGGCGGAAACATGTAACTTATGTGAGGAATCTTGTAAAAGACTTACCAAAGGAGACTAAAAGTTTTAACAATTTGGTGTCAGTTTACAAAAACATAAGAGTTAGGTTAGAAGTCTCATTGCGTAAGATATTTTGTACTATATTTCATAACACTTCTTTTCAAATATCAGTGACAATTTAACAAGCATAAAAAGATTGCAccaataaaacagtttattgaCATCAGGGATcaagatgataataatagtgTTTACAAATGTCCACTGATGTGGTTTGTTCCCTAAAACTAGTCAATAAAACCTTCAATAACTTTAACTAGGTCTGAAAACCTTCCAATATTTGAAATGAGGGtctgaaaactgttttattaatggaaaattcatttaatataAAGGTAGGCCTTGAACCCTTATGAAAGTTACTGGGcaatgcaataaaaatgacaaagattAGGATTAGGGTGTGAACTGGAAGAATATTGCCTGCTTCACCACTTTTATCTAGCATAACAAGTGATAAATAATTCATCTATTGCTGACCCCAGTAAGTCAACTTTGTTCCTCCAACATTGCcatttgaatgtgttttcttcaattttctATATATTTCTGAATATCCCttcctcaaaaacaaaaaaagtagataTCACCATAAGAACTGTTTTACTTTCTCTGTCCCACCCCTCAACCAACAGACATACACACCTCTATACACATTTTACAGCAAAATTTTATCACATAGTTTTATTTAAGGCCATTGCAGcaattttggggaaaaaatctGTGTTCATCTGTCCATCCTCCATTTTGCAGTTCAATTTATATACAACTCTGGCAACTGTTTAAAACTGATACAAGTAACTGCATTCCTGAACAGGTTTGGTGGGGAGAGGGActtatgtgagagagaaaaatgaaatattaacatAAGATGATATTTCATTTTCACAGCTATGAGATtctaacaacacaaacacaaataaaatactactGTCAATACTGTCTTGGCCCACCGATATTATGCATTTAATTGCAAAAATGCTATAAAGTCCTAGTCtactaaaagaaaatacaattttaaactcATGATACTGTCCCAGAGTAAAGGTAGATGCCGATGACAGGGGTTAAAGAAAGACTAGCAGACGCCAATTCTCGCTGACAAATCACAAAGGGCGACACAAACAGGGATCTGGACAGCTTGCATCACGCATTGCGACGAACCACCACGCTGTGATGAAATCGCATTTAGTCATGTTAGCCTTTCGTGTCCGCTCATTTAACTTCTTTTATACTTACCATTGATACGTTCTGTAATCATAAAATCCCATTTCATCTTGAAAATTGTTTCCTTTAATTTGCTTGTCGGGGGTAAATGATGTTAATCACAGCATCTCAAAAGCCCGTCTGCTCCTTGCCTCTTCTACAAGCAAGTGTGCGTACAAGGTTCATATGCCTAGAAGCCAGTTAAGAGAATCTAGTTGATTGGATAACTTGCGTGCGGACATTTTGAGAATTTGTGCTTTTTGGAGATTATATGTGTCCGTCCGTTTTCTCATCGTATTTGTTTGAGCgtcaaaaagaaaaccaaaaaacatTATTGTTGCTTCGCCTCATTTCTTAAattatgatttttcttttcaacctGTAGGGACATATTTGTCCCACGCTATATCCCGAGATCCATAGGAGATACAGCTTCcaagcaaagtttttttttttgaattacAGATCATTTACGCCCTACAGCAGATCTGGGCAAAGgctggcccgcgggccgcactACAGTGTTTATGGTTTTGAAAGGGTTAAGTTTTGCTTGCGTGCCATTACGTAGTTGATTGAGAAAGCACGTGTCCTCTGGGTGTCGATTTACTCTCACGACAGCTGAACCCGATGCTGAAGGTCTTATTTTTCCTGGCTCCAGCGGTATCAGAACAATGCTATTCACTTTATGTAGGTCCGTGATATTCTGCAAACATAGAACTGTTCATGTCACACAGCTTCTGCGCGAACTACACTAGTTGCAGTTCCAGCTCGCATCGACTTGGATATCGTGATACTTTAGCGTGTCGTTTACAACCTCGTCCCATCTGGATGAGCTTGTCACCCAAGTTTGCTCTCCACGCGGCTTTTGGTCACGGTCTCATAGGCTGGAGAGTTTCGGCTGTCGCTTATACTCTTTAGCTCATTGTTTTTGGGTGTAGTCATGCTTTTAGTTGTGGGCTTAAACCTTTTCGGAAACACCACATGCATTTAAGTTTACCGTTACTTTCTCCTTTTCCTATTAACGTGCATTTGCACGATTGCCTGGACTGTGATGTCGTGCAACACTACTCTTTGCATCTTGTGAAGTTCGCCTCTGCGTGTGCACTATATCAATCCTATTACTAGACAAGTTAACAATATCAACGATTTCAGCCGGCTGGACGTGTGGATGTTCTCTGCAAAGGTTTACTCATCTGCCAATCAACAAATCAAGCTTTTACTAGTGTGAATTCATGGTTATTTCCaggtacaatatatatatatgcaatggTGAAAAACTTTCAAGTTCATATCAGTACGCTCCCTTAACACCAACAAAACCttactgcattttattttttcaactgCAACAACCATACTATCACAAACTGCATGTTGATAACTCAAAACATTTGCATACAgggaaatcttttattttgtttcttcaaatTCATTCCCTTGTCCACAGCTCAAAAAAATGCCAACTTCCCTTGGACAGCACAGTGTAAAGTGCTTAATGTGGCAACAATGTATATCTCTTGtggcctgtgtgtttgtgagcaaCTTAGTAACCAGACTTTGTGACATGGCAAATTTCTTCCACAGACATCTTTTCTTTCGtggttgtgttatttttttgaCCTATTGTAGAAGCAGGAAGGCTTGGAAGCTGAAATTAGAGTAAAATAGTCTCTTCAAGTCTATTGTTGGGTTCGCTGGGCATACTTGATGCAGTCTAAGCAGGACTAGGAGTGGCTTAGGGGTTACAGCTTGTCCAGGTAGTTGTCAAGTGGAGGGATGCCCTCTTTCAGACCCTTACGCTTTCGTGTATCAGCAACAATCTGTGAAGGCTTGGAGTTGGCTTCAAATGGATCACCTGGCAGAATCTGCCAGTGGTCAAACACACACTGAGGGAAGGCCTGTCCTCCAGTGTTGGAGCGAAGGTCAGCAGTGAAGCCTAGcggaaacaaaaaagacaattatGCTACTTTGCTGTAAAGTCAATTCACCcaacaaattttcaaaattactTTGCTAAAAATACTTACATCTGCAATAATCATAGCATATTTTCATCTGCAAGAATAGACTTTTTATATATGGGATATACTTGCTGCAAAATTTTGGCACAGCAACTACCTTACTGCTTCTTTTTTGAAACAAGCCATTTGCTTGAGAAGGGCCTACCATCAGTGCTTTTACTATCTTGACAAATTTAAGAGGTGTAGTCCCAGTGATTAGTTAGTCCTTGCTACCCCTTGAGAAGCACAGGGCTACAATACCTCTCCAGTAGACCTAGTTTTGGTTAGCCCCCATTGGtagggcccatgtggttctcgCATCCTTTGCTAACAAGCTTTTTGAGAGAAGATCTTCCCAAACAGGCCCATGTTGTAGTTTATGTAACAACTATTTTACATAAGTGGGCTGTTTGCCCAAAATAAAACCCCTAACTTTAAGGGTTCAGGGTGCAACAGTTTGGTCCGACCCCTACCCCTCACAGACCTGTTCGGtttggttggacctgccaggagcacaagctcctgccgacatagctctgGGGACAAACATATGCGAGCCACCCCACCGCTTCAAGTTTCACTAACTAGTCCCATTAACTAGTGCACAAAAAAGGCAGTAAAGTGAAGTAACAAGGAAAACATATTTGCAATGGATGTTGTGGCCACTTAGGAGGAGGATAAAGGAATAAATACCATTATCCCCGAAGACGGACCACACTAATCTTCCACACTTACATTCATGCTCGGGCAAATATATGCACAGAGCATGCCAAGAATAGTGGACTGCTGAGGGAAAAAATATTACTCACCAAATGACTCATTTACAGGCAGGTAAGATTTGACAATAAACATTGGAGTGCCAACAACCTGAGTTTCTTCAACCACCATGCCTCGTCTTCTGTTCAGTACACCATAGATACCACCAACTGCTACTTCAGGGCACTGGAATCAATAAAGGGTTTTTATACCAAAGGCATGTACATTTAATTctaagcaaaagagaaaaaaaactgacacaGTTTAAAACTGAAATGGAAGTTTAAGAGTAATGGTACACACCTGGATCTCCACTTGGTAAATTGGTTCAAGAAGCCTGGGCTTTGCAGTCAGGACACAAGCATACAACACACGACGTGCAGTTGGGATGATTTGGCCACCACCACGATGAATAGCATCAGCGTGCAGGGTCACATCATAGATGTTAAAACGGATACCTCTCATGTTCTCCTCACAAAGCACACCCTGCAAATACCAAAATAAATTGCCAACGTGCATTTTATCGGATGCCAAAATTTATACAATGCAGTAaaaatatacaagcaaaaagTTAACTGACTAGGCGATTGGTGCAAATTACCTGTGGGATAACACACACCCAAGACCAAATCACTTATAACAAATTAACTCACCTCCTTTGTTGCCCACTGAAAGCCAGCCACAACACTGTCCTTGATTTCATTTAGATACTGAACACCCTTGCTGCAATCCACCAACAGATTGGGACCTGTTCCCTCGGGGCCAAAGCACCAGATCTTTCTGGCTTCAGTGGCATCAAATGCATACTGCTCAGTCAAATACCTGGCCCTCTCTTTCATGTCTTGACGAGGTGCAATCTTAccctgtaaattaaaaaattcggaaaatgaaaatgtttcttctgcAAAACTTACAACATGTAGTGTCattaaaaatcacaaaactACAGTCGAACTCCCATAAGTCAAAGCTTCAAGGGACCGAGTTACAGGAGATTTTAGTTAAGgaagttaattgaaaaaaaagttcatttagtCCAGCACCCTGCAGTGTTTCCTTTACAGAAAAGAGAATATGGGAATGCAGGATTGATGGAGAGGTACAAGATCTTTTACACTTCCTGGCATATTTTTACATGGTGTCAATATTCTGGCCAGCTTAAAATTGTTTCAGCTATGACAGTTTTCACACTAAGGAAGTTAATTTGCATTGCTTTAATGGGAACCCAACTTAAAAGTTAGGGACAATTCTAACTTATGGAAGATCGACTTACTGAGTCTgactgtactttaaaaaaaaaaaaacaacttacactGTCAATGTCTTCTGGCAAACCCTCTGGCAAAGGAGCAGCCTTCAGGAAAAGACGGTTGTGTTTGTTTGGAGATTTGGACAGACACATCCTGTCAGATTCCTCTGACACAGTCTCCCGGTAGGATACCACAGGGTCTGAGACCTTGATGGGAACGCATGCATGCTCTTCCTCCAGATCTTTCAGGCAGATTTCCAAATGAAGCTCTCCAGCACCAGCAATGATATGCTCACCCGACTCCTCAATGATGCACTAGACACAAAGTGGACATAAGGAATTCTTCAGCTAGAAGTCAGAAGACAAATCTTAAATATCGTTGCCATACATCCACCAATCAAGCAAAATTTACATTCAGGTtttgttttatacaatgaaGCTCCCCTCCATGTCACACTTTAGTTCATGTCTATCAGATTGGAATAATTGGTTTCAGGTTTGCTCAAATAGCATTTCAAGAACCCAGTAACCTTATTGTTAAGATTGTTGGCCATGAATTGTCAGCGCACGAAGGTAAacacttcttttaattttgtctcGAACAATatgtattttcatttgtttatagaaagaattttttcttctatttaagCTGTTTTAAACTTCTAGAATGCAACAACAGGGGGGAAAAAATGGGTGATACCCATTAATTATTTTGCATACACATTTGTACCCAACTACAAATCCATTGGTATAAGCTTTTTCAAACAAACCATTTCTTAGTAGTGTTGGGATATTTGCTGTGTTGGTGTCTTTTTGTATTaacacataataaaaacaaagaaatagcaTACCTGCACCATAGGGTCAGACTTGGAAAGACGCTTTAGACCTTCAACCAATTTTGGCAAATCAGAAGGATTTTTGCATTCGACAGCAACACGTACAACAGGGCTGACAGAGAACTTCATGACCTTCATGTTGTGGGCATCTTTGTATGTTGAAATTGTACCAGTCTTGACCAAAAACTGGTCAACTCCAACAAGACCACAGATGTTGCCACAAGGTACATCTTCAATAGCCTCAGTGAAACGTCCCATCATAAGAATAGTTCTGGgagtgaaaattaaaaaaatcttagacACTAATCatagaaacattaaataatactaaaaactAGTGATTGATCTATTCAGCATACCTTAATGTTATTTTTGCTCACCTCTGTATGCTCTTCTCATACAAATCTTCCTTCTTGCCAGGAACATAGTTGGGTCCCATGATGCGGACCTTTTGCCCAGATGTAACGACACCACTGAAGACACGACCAAATGCATAGAATCGGCCCTTATCACTTGTTGGAACCATCTTAGAGATGTACATCATAAGATCAGCTTTGGGATCACAGCTTTTGATGGCTGCAAGCATCACAGAGTAAAATTCATAAACATTCTGAAAATAAGAAACTACTTGCCGACAAAATGCTTACAAATCTTTTGGTACTTGTGTAAAGTTTCCTCTTAACACGAGAAAGGACAAAGCACCAAAAAATCCTTTGAATTATgatcatttaaaatgaaaatgtcatacTTTTTACTTAGCTAAAAACATCAGAATTTCACCCAAACCACTTTTGTTTTGATAATATCTTTAGTTTGCACTCCTAACCTACCAACAGCACATGGGTCATCGTGAGGTCCTTCATACAGCAGCTCCATTCTGTAGCGTTGAGCCGTGACAGGGGATGGCAGGTGAATGACAATCATCTGCAGCAGGGCATCTCCAGCAGGCAGCCACTTCCTCATCACAGTCTGTGACAGAAATTATATTCATTAGCCACAAATAAAGTACCCTGATAACCACCAGGAATTCATGTGCATAAATATACCACAaagacaaacttttttaaactatattttaattttcacacaAACCTATTACTTACTTTCAACAGTTGTTTGTCCAGCAACTCTCTTTCCTCAGCTACAAGCTTGATTCCCAATTTGTCCACAAGTTCCAAAGTCTTTTCCTTTGGTTCATTCATAGCACAATGGAAGATCTGACAGAAAGCACAAATTTTACAACTGCATGCAAATCACTGCACATTCAACTTAAGCCTGAAAAATGTTACTTGTTATATGCACATTGCCACTACACAAAAGTTAATGAAGATATGAAAACTACGTTCACATTTTAGCACCCACAAATATCAGCTCACCTGATAAATGGGAGAAAGGATGTATTGGGTAAAGCCACGCTGGGAACCAGGTAGTTGCTCCTTGTACCACTTCTTTTCCTTTGGGTTATAAAACTGATCTCCCCAAAGTCGTTTCATCATCTGCTCTTCCTCAATGCCAAATTTGCTTGCATACATCTTTGCAAAGTCCTTAAGAGTGAAAGCCCAGCCATGCAGACCTGAGCCAAATCCAACTGTGCCTTCTTTTGGATCCacctgcaaatttttttttaaatctacaaaGCTTGCAAAAGAAAGTAATGTGCACCACAAAGTTCCTGACCTGTAAATCAACCATTAGCGAAAAGTGATACACCCTCAGAGCTGGAAACGAGAACAAGGTGTCTGTTCATTCAGAATGTTCACCTTTATAAATAATCCAACTCTCAACAAACTGTGGCCTAGACATGCCTCACATCTTGCTTAGAGTATCTTGTAATGATTGGCATTATTCATTCCAAAATACTTACGGAAATATTGCCCATGGGTCCACCTTCCTCATAGTAGGTGTTGACAATCACATTGACATTTTCTATAATGCGCTGACAGGTTTGGTAAAGGTCTTCTTTTTCCAACTTCAAGGTGAGCAAAGCAAGGTCCATCTTGTTCATGAAAAGTACTGGTCGGATGCGCTCACTAATGGCCTGGCGAAGAACAGTCTCTGTCTGCACACAAACACCTGTGAAGCAAATAGAATGTTTAATTTGGTAATTCCTGCAAATGGTTGATataaaacattgcaaaacaTCACCGCCACATTTTGAACTCTGCTGGAAACCCCCCCCTGGGTAACCTGAcagtcccaagcccggatgaaggagggttgggcgtggggctagcaacctaCCCTGTAAAACAATCAATGCTATAGATATtgcaaatacaacacaagcacaatGACAGCCTGAACGGGATCCTTCTTCAGAAGGACCTATGAAGCGTGTTAACAAAAGCCCTCAGACAGTCACTTGCCGACCCATCTTTATCTTCTCACTGCCACATTTTCAGCAAGTGATAATAAAACTCTTTTGAAAAGCATAAGGTTGCTACAACACTCAAATGGTGGAGGAAAAGTTCTATAAAATTTTGGGTGCTAAAAACCTGACCTTAATCACCACAATACTCACAAAAACTTTGAATGTTCTTATACATACCAGAGACACAGTCCACAACAACAAGGGCACCATCAGTCACACGCAGTGCTGCTGTTACTTCTGATGAGAAGTCTACATGGCCAGGGGAATCAATCAGGTTGATCAAAAAGGCATTATTATCTTGCTCATAGTCCTGCCTGATGTACTTCATATCCTCCTTGTCCAGCTCATAGTAGAGGGAGATGgccctgaaaataaaaatataattaaatccAGCACATTTCGGGCTTGCATACACTGGCATCAGATTCACAtcaattaatatttattcaacattaatgtaaaaaatattactgaGATTACTATTTTGATAAGACCAAGAAAGCAACTAAAGACTTCATCATGCTAGTGCTCGGTCTGTCTCAAAAGCTAAGTAATTTACTTacaagttttgattttttttactgatatcgataaataaaaacagaacttACGTAGACTTGATGGTAATACATCGTTCCTGCTCATCCTTACGGGTATCTGTAAACCTGGTTTCTCCTGCCTTTGAAGAAGCAATGATACCGGCTTTGCTAACCAGGGAATCTGTGAGTGTTGATTTGCCATGATCAACATGAGCTATCACGGACATGTTGCGGATGTTCTTTTTATGATCCATGATAGTCCGGATCTGGTCTACCGTGAAGTTCACCTAGATTAATTAAAGACAGATAGGCATGAGGCTAATTCTTTATAATACGGATAGGTGAATCAATgaattacataaaaattacatcaGGCGAACGAAACCCATTTTAACATCTATTCAGTTTATTATAAGAAACCTTACATAAGAAACAGAAGTTTAAATCATCAAATACCAATGATTTATTGC is part of the Pomacea canaliculata isolate SZHN2017 linkage group LG13, ASM307304v1, whole genome shotgun sequence genome and harbors:
- the LOC112554522 gene encoding translation elongation factor 2-like produces the protein MVNFTVDQIRTIMDHKKNIRNMSVIAHVDHGKSTLTDSLVSKAGIIASSKAGETRFTDTRKDEQERCITIKSTAISLYYELDKEDMKYIRQDYEQDNNAFLINLIDSPGHVDFSSEVTAALRVTDGALVVVDCVSGVCVQTETVLRQAISERIRPVLFMNKMDLALLTLKLEKEDLYQTCQRIIENVNVIVNTYYEEGGPMGNISVDPKEGTVGFGSGLHGWAFTLKDFAKMYASKFGIEEEQMMKRLWGDQFYNPKEKKWYKEQLPGSQRGFTQYILSPIYQIFHCAMNEPKEKTLELVDKLGIKLVAEERELLDKQLLKTVMRKWLPAGDALLQMIVIHLPSPVTAQRYRMELLYEGPHDDPCAVAIKSCDPKADLMMYISKMVPTSDKGRFYAFGRVFSGVVTSGQKVRIMGPNYVPGKKEDLYEKSIQRTILMMGRFTEAIEDVPCGNICGLVGVDQFLVKTGTISTYKDAHNMKVMKFSVSPVVRVAVECKNPSDLPKLVEGLKRLSKSDPMVQCIIEESGEHIIAGAGELHLEICLKDLEEEHACVPIKVSDPVVSYRETVSEESDRMCLSKSPNKHNRLFLKAAPLPEGLPEDIDSGKIAPRQDMKERARYLTEQYAFDATEARKIWCFGPEGTGPNLLVDCSKGVQYLNEIKDSVVAGFQWATKEGVLCEENMRGIRFNIYDVTLHADAIHRGGGQIIPTARRVLYACVLTAKPRLLEPIYQVEIQCPEVAVGGIYGVLNRRRGMVVEETQVVGTPMFIVKSYLPVNESFGFTADLRSNTGGQAFPQCVFDHWQILPGDPFEANSKPSQIVADTRKRKGLKEGIPPLDNYLDKL